The nucleotide window AAAAGCCCTAATATCTCCATTGATTATGCGATTTTAGAAAAAGCGGATAATGTGTTTACCATTCCTGCAGATATTGGTTGGTCTGATTTGGGTACTTGGGCTTCTTTACATGAAATATCAGATAAAGATACTGCTAACAATTCATTGAGTGTAGACCATTTACATTTGGAAGAAACCCAGAATTGTATTATTCATTTGCCGAAAGGAAAAGCGGCCGTTATTAAAGGTTTGGAAGATTATATTGTCGTGGATGACAGTAAGGTGTTGTTGATTTACCCAAAAGGGAACGAGCAAGAAATTAAACCTGTTGCTGCTAAGATGGTGGCAAGTTTTGGGGAGGAGTATTTGTAGTTGGCAGTTATCTGTTTTTGGTTGTCTGTTTTCGGTTGTCGGTTGTCTGTTGTCTGTTGTCTGTTGTCTGTTGTCTGTTGTGGGGTATGAGTCGCCTCTCGTCCCTCGACTTTACTCGGGATGACGTACAACCAATGACGTATTTATAAAAAGAGATTTTTTACATTTCTCTTCTTTTGTCTTGATACAAAAGAAGCAAAAAATCAAGGCTGAATATTTTTAAACTAAAAATAATCGAACGGATTCCCTTATCGCGACCCTAGCCGCTCGTGTTTCACACTCGACTCCAGGGTCAATCCCTACGGCCAGTGCGCAAATCCTTATCGTGATTTTTGGTTCAAAAATATAAGGCCGTGCAAGAAGCCGTTTTTTATGACCATTTTAAAACGTCATTTTTTATTGCTTTTTTAGAATAAAAATGATGTCTCGGGATGACGTGCTCGAGGTGACAGATTTTGTAAGTTAAAAGTTTAAATTGTTTAAAAGTTTAAAGTTGTGTTTTGGACGTGATTTTAGGGATGGAATTTCTTGTGTTATGCTTTCTGCGTCAGCATGACAAGATTAAGAAGAATAAAAAATGATAGAAGAAAATAAAGTTCCTCAATTAATCAAAGGGGGGATATATACCGATCAAAGAGGGCAGATTTCTTTTGTGAATGATATGAAGTTTGATGCTATCGAACGATTTTATATCATCAGTAATTCTGCAGAGAACCCTTTGAGAGCCTGGCAAGGACATAAAATTGACAATAAGTTTTTTTATTGTATACAGGGTTCAATAAGAGTTCATTTTGTAAAAGTTGATAACTGGGATTCGCCTTCGAGAGATTTGAAAGTGGAGAGTCTGGTACTTAGTGCTTCTGAGAGCAATGTGTTACATATTCCGGAAGGTTATGCCAACGCGATTGAATCGTTTGAGGAAGGTTCTAAATTGATGTCATTTTCTACTTTACCGCTTAGTAGGACGGCTGAGGATGATGTGCGGTTTGAGAGTGGGATGTGGTCGATTAGCGGTTAGCGGTTATCGGTTGTCTGTTTTCGGTTATCTGTTATCGGTTATCTGTTATCGGTTGTGGTCTTTGGCTCCTTGTGCTTCGACTGCGCTTGGGATGACGCGCTCGTAGTGAATAGTGAATGGTGGGTTGTGAGCAATACATTATTTATGTATTTTAGGATTTTACTGAAAATATTTATAAATACCTGACTGCTAATGGCAGTACTACTCTTAATATCAAATGCTTGGGGTGGTAAAGTGAGTTATCGAAGATGAAAGGTTGAAGTTGTCAGGTATTCGAAATTTTATTTCTTAGTCTAATTTTCTATTTTTCGAATTGTTAAAAATAAAATTATTACATGAATATTGAAGAAACATTTATAAAAGATTTAGTAGTTATTGAGCCTACTGTTTTTGGTGATGAGAGAGGTTATTTTTTTGAAGCTTACAGTAAAACTAAATTTGAAAGTTTAGGTATTGACATTGAGTTTGTACAGGATAATCAGTCTTTTTCAAAAAAAGGAACTCTTAGAGGTTTGCATTATCAAAATCCGCCCTTTGCACAAACTAAATTAATGCGTGTTTTGGATGGAGAAATTATAGATGTGGCGGTTGATTTAAGAAAAGATTCACCTACTTATGGAAAACATTTCAGTGTTAAACTTACGGCTGAAAATAAAAAACAATTGTTGGTACCGCAAGGTTTTGCTCACGGTTTTTCAGTGTTGAGCGAAACAGCTGTAGTTATGTATAAATGTGATGAGTTTTATAATAAAGCTTCAGAGGGGGGGATTCGTTATGATGATCCGGATTTGAATATTGATTGGGGTATGGAGTTAGGCGATGCTATTGTTTCTGAAAAGGATCAGGTTTTGCCTTTTATTGGGGAGTGTAATAGTCTTTTTTGAGTTGTCGGTTACCGATTAATGGCTTTTCTACTTCGAAACTAATTATGTTTTTTAAAAGTAAAAATTAGAGTTATCAATTTTCTTTTTTGCTTGATCAAAAAAGAAACAAAAAAATCAAGTCTGTGCTTCCTCGTCGGTCAAATTAGTTTTCAAATGCTAAAAGAAAATAACTCGCTATCGCTCAAACAGATTTTCTTTTTACGCATTCTTCAAACATTTGACACTCGACTGCGGAAGCTAAGGACAATTTATTCATAGAAAAACAACTATTTTATTTGTAATTTGTTAAAATTATGAAAAATCATTTTGTTTTTAACTAAGACCATAAGAACAGATTGTTGTGAGTTAAAAGTAAACTACTAATCGACTAATTGTTGATGACTAATTGTTTTAGATAGATTAAAAAGTAGATATGAAAAAAATATTAGTTACAGGCGGTAACGGACAATTAGGGTCTGAATTGAAGGTTTTGTCGAAAGTA belongs to Flavobacterium aquiphilum and includes:
- a CDS encoding WxcM-like domain-containing protein, with amino-acid sequence MIEENKVPQLIKGGIYTDQRGQISFVNDMKFDAIERFYIISNSAENPLRAWQGHKIDNKFFYCIQGSIRVHFVKVDNWDSPSRDLKVESLVLSASESNVLHIPEGYANAIESFEEGSKLMSFSTLPLSRTAEDDVRFESGMWSISG
- the rfbC gene encoding dTDP-4-dehydrorhamnose 3,5-epimerase, which produces MNIEETFIKDLVVIEPTVFGDERGYFFEAYSKTKFESLGIDIEFVQDNQSFSKKGTLRGLHYQNPPFAQTKLMRVLDGEIIDVAVDLRKDSPTYGKHFSVKLTAENKKQLLVPQGFAHGFSVLSETAVVMYKCDEFYNKASEGGIRYDDPDLNIDWGMELGDAIVSEKDQVLPFIGECNSLF